The uncultured Cohaesibacter sp. region CCCGACCGCAAGAGAAATGCGCGCACCATAGGCCAGACGGACCAGAACATCGCGCCCCAGTTGATCGGCCCCCAGCAAAAATTCCCCGTTGGGACCAACCGGCAGTCCGAAGGGCGACATGCCGGTTTCGCGGAATTGGGCATTGGGGTCATGGCCGGTCCAGTAAACAACCAGAGGGGCGAAAATGGCAAAGAGGGACAGGATGACAATGAAGACAACGGCTGTCAGTAGAGCCGGATCTTTAAGGATCCGGCGCATTGTCAAAGCGAAGGAACCCCGCTGCACCACCTTTTCAGAGGCTTTTGGAGCGTTGGTTTCAACTGGCATGGTCTCATCGATCTGCGTCATAGGGAGGCCTCCATCACGACATCATCGAACACTGCCGTCGCCGGCACGGTCTCTACCAGTTTTCTGGCGCTACGCTCCTGCAAGGGTGGCGGATCCTGAATGGCATCAAGCAATTTGCGGGTGAAGGGATGACTAGGCTTTGCAAAAAGCTTATCGGATTCGTTCAACTCCACAATCTGGCCCGCATCCATCACCGCGATCTTGTCACAGACATGGCGCACAACAGACAAGTCGTGGCTGATAAAGAGGTAGGTCAGGTTGAGGTCTCTTTGCAGCTCTTGCATAAGATTGAGGATCTGGGCCTGAATGGAGACATCAAGAGCCGAGACGGGCTCATCAAAGATGATGAGAGACGGCTTGAGGGCCAAAGCCCGTGCAATGCCGATGCGCTGGCGCTGACCGCCGGAAAATTCCGAAGGGAAGCGGTTATAATGCTCGGGATTGAGCCCGACCATTTCCATCAGCTCCTGCACCTTCTTTTTCTGCTCGGCCCCATGGGCGACATCGTGAATGCGAAACGGATCGCCAATGATCGCGCCAATGCGCCGCCGCGGATTGAGCGAGCCGACAGGATCCTGAAAGACCAGCTGCACATGGCGCCGCATTTGCCGCCAACGTTGTCCGGTGACAGACAGAATGGGCACCCCGTCCAGCGTAACTTCGCCAGCACTGGCCGGAATGAGGCCCGCAATCACGCGGGCAAGAGTGGATTTGCCACAACCGGATTCTCCAACCAAACCAAAGGTTTCACCCTTGTGAATCTGCAGATTGATGCCCTTGAGCACCTCGGTGCTGCGCTTCTTGCCAAACATGCTCTTGGCATGGAAGGTGAGCCTCACATCCTGCACATCCACAACGATCGGCCGCTTGCTGACTGACTTTTGCTGGCCAGTAGCTAGGGTCACGGACTGCGTATCATGAGCGCTGAAATGGCAAAGCGCTTCGGCCCCGTCATCATATTTTTGCAGAGGCGGGCGCGCGCTGCGGCATTGATCCTGAACCTGAGGGCAGCGCTCGGCAAAGATGCAGCCTCCGGGCTGATCAAGCAAGCTTGGCGGGTTGCCCTGGATCGGTTCCAGACTTTTACCGCCGGTCTCCTGCGATGAGGGTGATGATTTGAGCAGGCCCAGCGTATAGGGATGGGCCGGATTGGAAAACAGACTTTCCGTTGCACCAATTTCAAGGCGCGTACCCGCATACATCACCATGGCATGATCGGCGATATTGGCGAGCAGACCCAGATCATGGGTGATCATGATGACCGTTGTGCCAAAGGTGCGACGCATCTCATCAAGCAGATCCATGATCTGCACCTGAACCGTCACATCCAGTGCCGTTGTGGGTTCATCAGCGATGATCAGCGGCGGGTGCAACACAAGCGCCATGGCAATCATCACACGCTGGCGCATGCCACCGGAAAACTGGTGCGGATAATCATCAAACCGGCTCTTGGCATCCTCAATGCCAACCTTTTCGAGCATGTCCACCGTGAGTGCGCGCGCTTCTTCGGCACTAATCTTGCGGTGGGTATGGATCATCTCGGTGATCTGCGACCCGATGGTGAAATAAGGGTGCAAGCTTGAGAGGGGATCCTGAAAGACCATACCGATATGGGAGCCTCTCAGGTCCTGCAGCTCCTTTTGCGACATTTTCAAAAGATCCTGCCCCTGAAAAAGCACCTCCCCCGTAATTTCGGCTCCGGGCAACAGGCCCGTAATTGCCTGCATCAGCACGCTCTTGCCAGAGCCGGATTCCCCTGCAATGCCAAAAACCTCTCCGGCTTCCACCGAGAAGGAAATAGAATTGGCGGCATAAATGACCCCGTCCTCGGTGGGAATTCGGATCGTAACATTGTGCGCTTCGATTAACGGCATGACCGGCAGCTTTCCGTTCGTCTGTTTGATTGGTCCTGAAGCAAGGCATCAAGGCCTACCGCCAGCAACAGACGGCAGACTTGAACAGCGCGGGTGATCCGGCCGTAAGGATAGCGGCCGGGTCACCCTTGATGAAGAAAGGAAACGCCTTAGCGATCCAGCCACACGTTGGTGTAGTCACCCTGCGCACTGAGCGCATATGGCTGGAAATTCTCAACAGCCTCACCGTGATACATGACGATATTTTCGCTGACCATGGGAACGACCGGAGCGTCTTTCATGACCATCTCATCGACGTCACCCCACAATTTAGCCGTCTCTTCGGGCGTGGTCGCATTGATGGCCTTTTTGGCCAGAGCCGTTGCATCCGCGTTGTTATAGTCGGTGTAATTGTAGGTCTGGTGGTTGCCGTCATAGGTAAATTGTGGCTGGAAGACAGAACGGGCAGCCCCGCCAACCCAGTCCGGAGACCAACCAACCGGGGCAATATCCCAGGTACCTTCCTTGGTGTTGCGCGGATTGGTCATAAACTTGGAATAATAGTCCGCAGGCGCGACCGGGGTCAGTTCAAGCGTGATGCCTGCCTTTGCCATGGCTGCCTGCACGGTCTGGGCCACAGCTGGCTCAATGCCTTTGTTGCGGTATGGCATCTTGAAGGTGATGCCATCAGGATAGCCCGCTTCAGCCAGAAGGGCCTTGGCCTTTTCCGGATCACCCTTGGAATCTTCAGAAGGATAGAGATCAAAGTCATGATAGCCCAACACACCCGGGCCGAAGATACCATGCTGAGGTGCGGCAACAGCTGGTCCGCCCATCTGCTGGACAATGGCTGCACGGTCGATGGCATAGTTGAGAGCCTGACGGACCTTGACGTCCTTGAGGGCCCCATCATTGTTGCCGGAAACCGTGTTGATGAAGATGAAGGACGTACGGCCAACCCCCATGGTGGAAAGCTTTTCATCGCCCGTCATTGTCAGCATCTGCAAGATGGCCGGTGGAATGATAATATCCCAGACCACATCGGCATCGCCTGCCTGAAGCTGCTGGATGGCAGCATCAGCCTGCAAACCGAAGGTGATGTCAATCTTGTCCACATAGGCTGCACGCAGCGGATCGCTTTCGGCATTCCATGACGGATTGCGCTCCAGCACCAGCTTGCTATCAGGCACATAGTCGGTCGGGGTGTAAGGGCCGGAGGCGATATAGTTGTCGCGGTAATCCGGGCTGTCCGGCATATAATCGAGCACTTCCACTGGGGCCGGAGTGGCACTCGGCAGAGACAGCATATAGATGAAATCGCCCGCTTCTTCCTTCAATTTGAAGGTGACGGTCTTGTCATCCGCTTCTGTGATGCCGGAGATGTCATTTTCCTGAATATAGGCCTTCATGGCGTCGACAGTCGGGTCGACCTTGGAGAAGCCTTCGCAGAAGCTATCCATACCCTCGATGAGCGAGGTGTAATAGGTCAGAGCAAAAGACCCGAGCGCCGGATTGCACATGCGTTTGATTCCGCGCTCAACATCTTCCGACGTGATTTGACGGGCACCATCAGGTGCGTTCCATGTCGCTCCGTCGCGAAGTGTGAACGTGTAGGAAAGGCCGTCTGCGCTCGGCTGAGGCACCTCGGTTGCCAGATCACCAACCGGTGTTATCCGCACCGTTTCATCCGTTGACGATTCATAGCTGATCAGCGTGCGCTGGGTCGGGCGCAGAAAGTTGTTGGTGGTAACCAGACCGGCGCTGGTGGGATCGAACCGGTCAATGTCTGCGGTACCGACAACCTTGAGCGTGCCACCCTGTTGAGGGGCAGCATTGGCATCAATGCCGATGGAAAGCGTCGCTGCGGCAGCAACACCACAAAGCAGCGTCCGGGTGATGGTGCCGGACAGGCCACAAGTCTTCATTTTGAACTGAGACATCAGTTTCTCCTCTGAAGATGATCGATGGAAAGGTGTGTTTTTATAGTTTTGTATTTTCATAGTATTATCACTGAATATTCATACGTCAATATTTTGTATTATAATTGTCGACATATGACAGAGACAAAGTTGAAATCCTGCCGCTTCTCTCGGCATTTTTA contains the following coding sequences:
- a CDS encoding ABC transporter ATP-binding protein, producing the protein MPLIEAHNVTIRIPTEDGVIYAANSISFSVEAGEVFGIAGESGSGKSVLMQAITGLLPGAEITGEVLFQGQDLLKMSQKELQDLRGSHIGMVFQDPLSSLHPYFTIGSQITEMIHTHRKISAEEARALTVDMLEKVGIEDAKSRFDDYPHQFSGGMRQRVMIAMALVLHPPLIIADEPTTALDVTVQVQIMDLLDEMRRTFGTTVIMITHDLGLLANIADHAMVMYAGTRLEIGATESLFSNPAHPYTLGLLKSSPSSQETGGKSLEPIQGNPPSLLDQPGGCIFAERCPQVQDQCRSARPPLQKYDDGAEALCHFSAHDTQSVTLATGQQKSVSKRPIVVDVQDVRLTFHAKSMFGKKRSTEVLKGINLQIHKGETFGLVGESGCGKSTLARVIAGLIPASAGEVTLDGVPILSVTGQRWRQMRRHVQLVFQDPVGSLNPRRRIGAIIGDPFRIHDVAHGAEQKKKVQELMEMVGLNPEHYNRFPSEFSGGQRQRIGIARALALKPSLIIFDEPVSALDVSIQAQILNLMQELQRDLNLTYLFISHDLSVVRHVCDKIAVMDAGQIVELNESDKLFAKPSHPFTRKLLDAIQDPPPLQERSARKLVETVPATAVFDDVVMEASL
- a CDS encoding ABC transporter substrate-binding protein, translating into MSQFKMKTCGLSGTITRTLLCGVAAAATLSIGIDANAAPQQGGTLKVVGTADIDRFDPTSAGLVTTNNFLRPTQRTLISYESSTDETVRITPVGDLATEVPQPSADGLSYTFTLRDGATWNAPDGARQITSEDVERGIKRMCNPALGSFALTYYTSLIEGMDSFCEGFSKVDPTVDAMKAYIQENDISGITEADDKTVTFKLKEEAGDFIYMLSLPSATPAPVEVLDYMPDSPDYRDNYIASGPYTPTDYVPDSKLVLERNPSWNAESDPLRAAYVDKIDITFGLQADAAIQQLQAGDADVVWDIIIPPAILQMLTMTGDEKLSTMGVGRTSFIFINTVSGNNDGALKDVKVRQALNYAIDRAAIVQQMGGPAVAAPQHGIFGPGVLGYHDFDLYPSEDSKGDPEKAKALLAEAGYPDGITFKMPYRNKGIEPAVAQTVQAAMAKAGITLELTPVAPADYYSKFMTNPRNTKEGTWDIAPVGWSPDWVGGAARSVFQPQFTYDGNHQTYNYTDYNNADATALAKKAINATTPEETAKLWGDVDEMVMKDAPVVPMVSENIVMYHGEAVENFQPYALSAQGDYTNVWLDR